The Triticum aestivum cultivar Chinese Spring chromosome 7B, IWGSC CS RefSeq v2.1, whole genome shotgun sequence genome window below encodes:
- the LOC123161705 gene encoding uncharacterized protein: protein MKAKTKIRKAADFLRKAVRALRGRAGVLRARLLFLASLRHRTAMVGTVSRHLRALMPGRQRDPVHDHRKALALSTMAAEEDGQAAKHGVDVPGLSGLLQEVVGDDDDGHCGYPDWTHSLFDDDDDDCNLQEGDDVDEERGGGAEAMEEDQLPDDEPSVMDVIRRCREGDGMEFNIEEEIDHAADMFIRRVRSRMSNRSF, encoded by the coding sequence ATGAAGGCCAAGACGAAGATCAGAAAGGCTGCCGACTTCTTGAGGAAGGCTGTGCGGGCGCTGAGGGGCAGGGCCGGCGTCCTCAGGGCGCGGCTCCTCTTCCTCGCCTCGCTCCGCCACAGGACGGCGATGGTCGGCACCGTGTCGCGCCACCTCCGCGCCCTCATGCCGGGCCGCCAGAGAGACCCGGTGCACGACCACCGCAAGGCCCTAGCCTTGTCGACGATGGCGGCGGAGGAGGACGGGCAGGCTGCGAAGCATGGAGTCGACGTCCCAGGCCTCTCCGGGCTGTTGCAAGAAGTGGTCGGCGACGACGATGACGGCCACTGCGGCTACCCGGACTGGACGCACTCACTgttcgacgacgacgatgacgactgcAACCTCCAGGAGGGCGACGATGTTGACGAGGAACGCGGTGGTGGCGCGGAGGCAATGGAGGAAGATCAGCTGCCTGACGACGAGCCGTCGGTGATGGACGTCATCAGGAGGTGCAGGGAAGGGGACGGAATGGAGTTCAACATCGAGGAGGAGATCGACCACGCCGCTGACATGTTCATACGGCGGGTCCGCAGCCGAATGAGCAACCGGAGCTTCTAG